ctcggcgtccgccgtttcgctctctgcgcccgtCAGCCCCTCCCCGCTGCATTCgctgcgaggagagcggaaagtcctccgcgctgcggtcttcgccgccgtcgctgcctctctccgggcttcttccgccgccatGGATGCTTGTCCCGCCTGCGCTAGCCGCGTACtacgagcgcggcggcgacagcgaggcgccaggcagctcgccagcagctgatgaagatgcagaagacgacgaagcgagctacgcggcggagggcgagagcgctggagacgaaggcgcgggcgcgtgcgaggcgagggcggcagggcggcgtggtgtcgctgcggcgaagcgcgagccGGGTCCGCCCTCCCCTCACCCTCGCGGAGTTTCCCGCGGCCTCCAGAATGAGATGCCGGCGCTGCGACCGGAGCTttcgtttctgttttttccgcCGAAAGTGgtctccgcgcaggcggggcgcggcggcgaaggctgcgCGTCCTTCCGCAGAGAAAAGTGTCTGCCGCGGGGCGGACCCAAcggcgcgcctggcggcagGGGCGGCGACGTTCTCGTCCTGGTTAGGGAGCAGACGCCGGTCGCCTCAAACCCGCCGAGGAttccgcgcagacgcgaagcagccgGAGATCCGCAAccacggcgcggcgaagagagggcgGGCGACTTCGACGAGAGCAGCGAGCAGGAAGCGCGCGCAGAAGATgagggcgcagaagacgacgcaagCGGAGATCAAGCACCTGAGTTAGACGACACGGGGAGGTGGGGGATCGGAGGCCATGGAGAGGAGCCACTTGCCTCAGGCAGCCAGAGACGAAAGAGTGGAGAGAATCGCTGGCTGCTCAGAcgtgcagagagacgcgaagagacagaagacctcagcaggcgacagcgcggccTGTGGAAGGCTGAAGAtggcggacgaggcggcggcgacatgCGACAGGGAGTAAGCGTGACGCGTGAGCCACGGCTCCGCACAAAcaggaaaacagaaaaatAGATTTCGCATGCCAGGAGGGTGGAGATCCAGAGTGCAATTGCCCTCCTCTCGAATCCCGCGAGCGATGCTCCAGACTAGGGaacagacgccgaggaaTACATGTCATCTATTCAGAGAATATGCTTCATGGTCCTCCATCGCATGAAGCGCCTCTCGGTAGGCGCAAGCGGATTCTGTCGTTGAAGCGCGTCAGACACACCCATGCATGACTACCTCTTTGTTCGTTCGCTTGTTTCTTCCCGGTTGCTTCAGGAGTCGTGTGCCTTTCTCCAGCCCTTTCTAGCCTCTCCCCATTCCTGTCTGCCTTCACGTGCCAGGCAATTGCCCACGGGTTTCGTACGCGCTTCATTCATGTCATTTGCGTGCGCTTGTCTGTGACCCGAGGCTCTCAGGCCCCCTGTCTGCGAGTCTGCTTCCTCACTCAACGGACATCCCTACATCTACACCTACTTAGTCAGaatatatatggatatgtAGATTTGCGTACAGGCGCATCTGCTTTCCTGTGTTCCAACCTGGATAGGGGGGAAAACACTGTTGCGGCCTATGCATGCTTCTTTTCTTTGCGTTGTCGACCCATATTGTTTCGTTTTGCGAAGGGTTCGCGCAGGGCTTAAGTGGCGAATTGAGAGCTTCGGCTTACTGTACGAAGACACGTCTGAGAGACGCTGCAACCTGGAGAGTAACTGCGGGTGGGGGGCCTCCAGCCGGTAGCATGAGGATTaattctttttttctctcgactttttttttcagagcGCCGGTAAACCAGTGCGCATGTCGGTGCCGCCCAACACACTCGTGCTGGACGTGACAGAGATGGAGGAGGAACTCAGCGCGctgaaggagaggagaaacgcattagaaggcgacgaaggcggagacgaagaggaacgGGTGATGAAAGACGAACTTCACAAGATGctcagcgacgcagaggcagctgtcggcgaagacgaaaaagcgCTCCCCggacgaggagaaagcgcgagcggaggcgtcgTGGAAGAGAAACcagaagaaagcggaggcgagagagattgcgagagaggagaggaaatcagcgaagaagaggagttTGAGGCCTTTGCTGAGATGTTTGGAGAGTTCCTTCTCAAAGAAGCGAAGCGGGAAAGcaagcagaagcagaagccTCCACTCGGTTCTAGCAGGGCGCTGCTGGTGAACCAGGCCACGAAGGACGCCAGACCGCGGCAAAGaaagcgcagaagagactcACTCACCCTTGGGCAGGACGAGAAGGacagagacgacggagaagacgcagaggaggaaggcgccgaagcAGCAGCCTTGGAATCTTTTTTCTGTTCTCTCTTCGGGCCGCCcagccggcgcgcagacgtggcgaagagaaagaaaaagcaggAGTCTTTCTGCGAATacggcgacagagagggagacaagAGACGGCACCACGGCGTGCGGTCTCCAGAGGAATCTGCGGCGAGTTTTGAAGAGAGGGAGggtgagggagagagaggacgcggagacgagcgaaacgaagaggaacgaggagaacgagaaggcagaggcgcagaaaaacgaggcgcagaaaaacgaggcgcagccgacagcggcgggacacggcgcggagacagacgcatGACACGCGGCGGAGCTGGGGAGAGCAACGACGCTGACGAGGAAGATGAAAAGGAagagcaagagagagacgagctgGGAGACGAAAACGGTCAAGAGTCTCCTCCGGCGATCCACGGCGTCTACCTCAGTCGAGCGGGACAGcagctccttctcgcccgaggcggaaggggaggcagaggcaaCGCAGCTTTTCTCACAAACACGTAAGCAACAAAAACAACCTCCTCCATCCTTGTTGCTTCCCCTATTCGTGTGTTGATGCCGACGCCCACACAGATGCAGCAGGTGACCGTGCGTCACCTATTTTTGGCGGGGCTGCGATGCCTCCACCTTTTTCGTCTTCCGTAGATTGAGCACTACATGTATGATTGCATGGCTGGCGAGGTCAAGAGATAGTCTGCGTACGACGCGCGCTGtaccctcccctccccccctttcAAGGAGGCGACATCACAGGTGCAGGACACCATGCGTCGTGTCTACAGAAGGCGGGGCTTCATCCGGCTTCCACGTCTCTATGGGTCTTGCTCTTGTCCGGCCTGCGCATGTTTTGGCTCctttctccgccctcttctcttccttGACTTTGCCCCTGGGTGTGTGACGTTTGGTGGCACGCGACTCCGCGTTTCTTTGTGACTTCTTCGCGTGAGCCGCTGCGTTTCGCAGGAATCGATATCCCACGACagtcgagcgcggcgaagaaggcgagagacgccggctGCTGGTCTTGCCTAACTTCGCGGACGTCCTCGTCGTTGGATTCCGAGGATCAGGAAAGACTTCGCTTCTGCAAAGCGCTGCACAGGGGGTGGCTCAGCAAGACGTGccccctgcgtctgcgcttcCTCCGTCGTTCCTCTCGCCAGCCCTTcctggcagcggcgcgacgtcGCTGGTGTGTTGGCCTTCTGTGTCCGCCGTGGCGAGTCCGCCCGCAGGGGAGTCGCAGCGaaagggcgagagaggagactccTTGTCTCCTACCGCCTcgagcgaccgcgacgccgcccacgcgcctccgccgccgcggcttggGCTGGAGCGCGCGAACTGCGTCTTTCTGCTGGATGCGCCTGGCCTCTGGGATGGCGAAATGGCGAGAAAAATGGGCGAAGCTGCCCCGgcccccctcgcgccctctgcggccgcggtccTCGGCGGGATGGCGGCGTGCCGCCTCACAGCCATGATCCTCGACGCCTCGAATCCGGTGAGTGCAGAACGAGGAACACCGAGAAGAGACTCCGCCCCTATGCATGAGCCCTGCTCCCGCAGCGACAAAAAGCAAACACGTACAACCGTCGAAACTAGGACCCCAGCGACTTTGCAGCTGCGGTACATTTTGCGGAGGAATAcacgaatatatatatatatatatatatatatatatatatatatgtatgtatgtatgtatgtatgtatgtatgtatgtatgtatgtatgtatgtatgtatgtatgtatgtatgtatgtatgtatgtatgtatgtatgtatgtatgtatgtatgtatgtatgtatgtatgtatgtatgtatgtatgtatgtatataagCGCATACAGCTATATGTGCGGCGACGTTCAACAGTCCgcagtctccttcgccgcccgcaggaGCAGGCTGTTGGCTCATGGTAGAGTGCGTTTCCCGTCTCTGGTTGGGGAAATCATAAAAATCTGTGTTTGCGGTGCTTCTATGGAgccatgcatacatataaatGTATACATAAATGTCTCTATATGCTTATACGTGCaaacgcgcgcaggcaggtATGCCTGCATtcgcctcagcggcggcgcattAGGCATTCTTTGCCCGGTGAGTAGTGCTGTGACACCCCCTTCTCGCTCTGGCGGGACTGTCCGTTCTGCAGTCCGTATGCGGCGTTTAGTTCCCCAATGAGTTGCCTGTTTAACCCTCCACGCGaggttttttcttttttcaggCTGATCTCGTGGAGCAGTACAAGCGCCTGTGTCGAGCGCTCCACAGCGGCCTGCCGAGCGCGTTGCGCGTGCCGCGAATCCTCGTCCTGTCGAAAACCGAtcgggcgccgcctgagaCTCTGCGGGAGCAGGCTCAGGCCTTGCAGGCCTTCACTCTCAACCCCAAAATCTTCCCGGTCTCAGGTGCACGCGACACTCAGCGCCGGTCACCTCGCCAGCGACTCGCGTAGCTCTGCATATCACGTTTGTCAGGAGTCTCTGGAGAAAAAGGCACTAGCGCTCTAAAAcataaaccctaaaccctaaacgaATTCGCTGAGGGCAGCACCTGCAGCAAGGGGGGAGAGCCTCCATTGAACAGCCAATTCGTTTCTTTTCTCTAATTAGAGGAATGTCGCCGTCACAGAAGACCGAGTcatctcctcgctgtcgcaggGTCTACATGTTGACGCACACGTCGCCTGCAGACCCCGGCAGAGACGATCTCGGCGCACCTTCTGAGCTGACAGGAATATTTTCGAAACTCAATTGCTCAAGCGAAtgcgagctgcagcgcttGCCGCGACTTGTCACTTGTGCCTGGCGTCTTTTCCCTTCCATTTTCTTCTGATTTCTTCCTCACTACGTTGCCCTGCTTCTCCGTGTTTCCTGCCCTCAGCGCGCACAGGAGCCGGCATCGAGAGCCTGGTGACGCACActcaggcgctgctgcggagtcTGTTTCTCGAGGCCACTCCCGATCCACCCTCTCGCCTTGACTCCCCACcacttctttctcttcttctcctcctggATTTTCTCCGTTCGTCctctcgctttcgcctcgcgcgtcttccgcgctgctggagaCTGACCGCTCGACAGGAGGCTCCGCGCAAAGGCCTGCAGAAGCCGGCCGTCGCGaagtctctgcagcgcgcgcatcTCCTGTGGgggactgcggcggcgccgagactGCTGAGACcgcctcttcatcttcctctctttcttttgATCGCCTGCTGGATGTGTATCGCCTCGTGGGCACGCGGCCGGTGAGCGTGCACACGTGGgacgcgctggaggcagagcggcagcgcaggctgCGGAAGAGGAGAGTCGAAAGCCAGGCGAGCGGAGCCTCCTCGTTGCCGCGTGAAAGGCTGCGtagcgaggcggcgagctctGCGCGGTGGTCGCCGACGGTGTACGAGAAAGTCAGCCACGGCCTAAAGAGGCTGCTGGCGAGCCAATCGGAGATCCACAtgtcgcgcggcgaggagagaggagacgccgatCGAGAAGTGAACAGGCAAGACGacgcgacaggcgcaggaggagcgaggcAGTGTGGTGAGAGGAAAGAGGATTCGGCTGAGCCCGGTGAAGAGAGGATGCCGGCTTCAGCCTGGAGCGTCAGTCCCGCGGGAGACCCCGCGCTGCGTCTTTTATCAGCAGTGGCGAGAGGCACACAGaacagagacgaaggaggagagaaacgaagaccaaacaagaaaaaaaggaTGAAAACCTCAACGACTGGCCTCATCTCCTCGAAGGAGAGAAGCCTCGAAGaccgcgaggccggcgacgcatTCCCCGCCATGCCAAGGATCCATCGCCCGCTTGAATGGACgtgggaagaagaggaagcgacgccgaaaaaaagtgagaaaagaaagacCTACACGTTCACCTCAAAGAACGTGAGTGGAACCCGTTCTCTGACT
The Besnoitia besnoiti strain Bb-Ger1 chromosome VIII, whole genome shotgun sequence genome window above contains:
- a CDS encoding hypothetical protein (encoded by transcript BESB_082180) produces the protein MNIFLVSRGGGVGGVRRDRARGEKNPRHARLRLRSSAAAAFAENWRPRLPPRLFSPPFLSVTLLLASLWSGIDASRALSSSQARGALASVPFAAPAAAQWRHPSLRPWCSRLRSGGVRPSKSRRATGAKEERRGAEKELFPLEWEIRCHVHEKEAEGPPGLVRRREAASSLRLTEAERDSPVRGGARREWSGEDGDVSHWKSAVFCEAFLPRGHRESDTQRRCAFSASSSRPGSELQELFQRKDALSGLLSSLPFSPRPAPSAFVASPSVPLSSFTASFFPFLSLSRLQPARRPPFRSLRPSAPPRCIRCEESGKSSALRSSPPSLPLSGLLPPPWMLVPPALAAYYERGGDSEAPGSSPAADEDAEDDEASYAAEGESAGDEGAGACEARAAGRRGVAAAKREPGPPSPHPRGVSRGLQNEMPALRPELSFLFFPPKVVSAQAGRGGEGCASFRREKCLPRGGPNGAPGGRGGDVLVLVREQTPVASNPPRIPRRREAAGDPQPRRGEERAGDFDESSEQEARAEDEGAEDDASGDQAPELDDTGRWGIGGHGEEPLASGSQRRKSGENRWLLRRAERREETEDLSRRQRGLWKAEDGGRGGGDMRQGSAGKPVRMSVPPNTLVLDVTEMEEELSALKERRNALEGDEGGDEEERVMKDELHKMLSDAEAAVGEDEKALPGRGESASGGVVEEKPEESGGERDCERGEEISEEEEFEAFAEMFGEFLLKEAKRESKQKQKPPLGSSRALLVNQATKDARPRQRKRRRDSLTLGQDEKDRDDGEDAEEEGAEAAALESFFCSLFGPPSRRADVAKRKKKQESFCEYGDREGDKRRHHGVRSPEESAASFEEREGEGERGRGDERNEEERGEREGRGAEKRGAEKRGAADSGGTRRGDRRMTRGGAGESNDADEEDEKEEQERDELGDENGQESPPAIHGVYLSRAGQQLLLARGGRGGRGNAAFLTNTNRYPTTVERGEEGERRRLLVLPNFADVLVVGFRGSGKTSLLQSAAQGVAQQDVPPASALPPSFLSPALPGSGATSLVCWPSVSAVASPPAGESQRKGERGDSLSPTASSDRDAAHAPPPPRLGLERANCVFLLDAPGLWDGEMARKMGEAAPAPLAPSAAAVLGGMAACRLTAMILDASNPADLVEQYKRLCRALHSGLPSALRVPRILVLSKTDRAPPETLREQAQALQAFTLNPKIFPVSGGSAQRPAEAGRREVSAARASPVGDCGGAETAETASSSSSLSFDRLLDVYRLVGTRPVSVHTWDALEAERQRRLRKRRVESQASGASSLPRERLRSEAASSARWSPTVYEKVSHGLKRLLASQSEIHMSRGEERGDADREVNRQDDATGAGGARQCGERKEDSAEPGEERMPASAWSVSPAGDPALRLLSAVARGTQNRDEGGEKRRPNKKKRMKTSTTGLISSKERSLEDREAGDAFPAMPRIHRPLEWTWEEEEATPKKSEKRKTYTFTSKNNLPLSSSLPQRAALVPVSSRACVGACDVSIVSFPEKHAGRVFRVSGSLIETLTGQVKDFDGQATMRLYRQLAARGVIEQLFLEAGAEEGDTLLAGDAQLKFLPSYSRRMESLKPLLETEGLQPLARELHDPKETSGEEEKLETWLNTEAEMPMSLYDREARRMWTRRRRSFFKHARSLSRQAGGEALARGTAAVPWKLYGATMGAAERERKK